In one window of Saprospiraceae bacterium DNA:
- a CDS encoding Ig-like domain repeat protein — protein MNKPLLTTVFRRNYLNLRMLAFLLCLPFWSDVFAQPCGNPSPLRGVPGLACAGDRDTFLINPYLGANAYQLLVSPGIGVTVNNLTPGYPGFEVFYNTPGNYQFFFSVNAPSCEDVFDVHVSSRIAPQVDCNDKVHLSLDENCVGFVYPSLILEGIYDSLDYIVVIKDKITNLPIQGSPYLNATHIGKEFIVEVIHVCSGNSCWGYMLVEDKLPPRLECGTYIVDCDKDYEPEDVGFPMPAGAPNPTRIGERRYRSTNSLVDNCGPTIITYIDRIAHADCPPPVTYIDTVYRDWTATDSYGNVYTCTDTVLIRVGDISAIVCPPNYDGFANPYLQCDEKEPRFGPFPSGWNALDNGHPSPYDELNPNGTVKWPGTGLPSFATCRNLDFTYSDIRLNVCPGTYKILREWIVADWCTGSQTSCIQVIKVVDERGPILTCGLNDTISTLPNTCEGEVILGIPTVISECSAVTWQVQVKRGADPNTPPSAIDATTAGILKLTDSLYKIHNLPVGLSWVLFIGTDGCGNSDTCATEVFVEEKTRPIAVCDLETVVTLTDEGSAKVYAITFDDGSHDNCEMGYFQVRRMNPGNCPDPIKDDSLYGDFVEFCCSDIPNNPITVVLLVVDKAGNTNECMVRVTVQDKKPPVVTCLPNITISCEYDRSNLSVFGTYRTNEFDRKPIVLYDPTNNQTAQPKHWGYDGLVIEDCNLHIDSSVEYKLNSCGLGTIERKYDFYDDFSKNNKERCTQVITVRDFTKFDGSISIIWPSHKEIDACHPNISPDITGRPEWPSNLTCSNVIATYDDQVFNVVENVCFKVLRTWTVVDWCIYNSNTGAGRWTYTQVIKIKNSISPTFTTPCSDLIFEGISNDCNGFATLFAEATDDCLPAQLIYSYEIDLNIDGSIDAASIGSNASGTYPVGTHRIKWTVTDQCGNSSTCLRRFTILDRKKPTPVCETGIITVIMPSNGQVTIWASDLDHGSRDNCTPSNRLRFAFSSNPSNASRTYTCAQIPNGVSMTFDVSIYVFDEAGNFDFCDTKVTIQDGLGNACPDNLGGGGTTGNLAGAIFNEANSKLENAMVTLNSNMPSMPKYEMTRLDGEYAFIGLPLNENYTITAEKDDDPLNGVTTQDIVFIQRHILGLQNLNSPYKVIAADINNSASITAKDVSDLRKLILGITNQFPDNKSWKFISAAQKFNDFNHPWPFNEQSEVQNLSKDIMDNNFIAVKMGDVTGNARTSNVQNSTQRSSKVFALNVENLEMDARQIVRIPVLAGHAGRLTGMQMAFNYESSVLQFSGLESGVLKIDDANYMHEPSKERIKISVDQMTTVHEEQVLFYLVFNVQKRSKLNGNLVLASDFLAEAYNDDLELINIDFRIKDEHGFSKGFYLYQNQPNPFTAETRIKFNLPVDGEVNLTIMDVNGKLIKKISGIYKEGLNVVDIRREDLSQSGLMYYRIEMGDYKSVRKMLLIE, from the coding sequence ATGAACAAACCATTACTTACAACAGTGTTCAGGCGAAACTACCTAAACTTAAGGATGTTAGCCTTCCTGTTATGCCTACCCTTCTGGAGTGATGTTTTCGCTCAGCCTTGCGGCAATCCTTCTCCATTAAGAGGAGTTCCTGGTTTAGCTTGTGCAGGAGATCGGGATACATTTTTAATTAATCCTTATTTGGGCGCAAACGCATATCAATTGTTAGTGAGTCCGGGTATTGGAGTTACAGTCAATAATTTGACTCCTGGTTATCCTGGTTTTGAAGTATTTTACAATACTCCCGGAAATTACCAGTTTTTCTTTAGCGTCAATGCCCCTTCTTGTGAAGACGTTTTCGATGTGCATGTTTCAAGCAGGATTGCTCCACAAGTGGATTGTAATGATAAAGTTCATTTATCACTGGATGAAAATTGTGTTGGGTTTGTTTATCCCAGTCTTATTCTCGAAGGGATATACGACAGTCTGGATTATATCGTCGTGATCAAAGATAAAATCACAAACTTACCTATTCAGGGCAGCCCTTACTTAAACGCAACTCATATCGGTAAAGAATTTATCGTTGAAGTGATACATGTGTGTTCTGGAAACAGTTGCTGGGGTTATATGCTGGTAGAGGACAAATTGCCTCCAAGGCTGGAATGTGGAACTTATATTGTCGACTGTGACAAAGATTACGAGCCCGAAGATGTCGGATTCCCAATGCCAGCCGGCGCGCCCAATCCAACCCGTATAGGAGAAAGACGTTATAGATCTACAAATTCGCTGGTCGATAATTGTGGTCCTACTATTATTACATATATAGATCGTATAGCCCATGCAGATTGTCCACCACCCGTAACTTATATAGATACCGTTTATAGAGATTGGACGGCTACGGATTCTTATGGCAATGTCTATACTTGTACTGATACTGTATTGATCCGGGTAGGAGATATTTCCGCTATTGTTTGTCCGCCGAATTACGATGGTTTTGCGAATCCTTATCTCCAATGCGATGAAAAAGAACCGAGGTTTGGACCCTTTCCAAGCGGATGGAATGCACTGGACAACGGTCATCCATCGCCTTATGATGAACTTAATCCGAATGGAACAGTAAAATGGCCGGGTACTGGTTTGCCTTCATTTGCAACCTGCAGAAATCTCGATTTTACTTATTCAGATATACGATTAAATGTATGTCCTGGAACCTATAAGATATTGAGAGAATGGATTGTCGCAGACTGGTGCACAGGAAGTCAGACGAGTTGTATACAAGTTATCAAGGTAGTAGATGAACGCGGACCCATTCTGACTTGCGGACTTAATGATACCATCTCAACGTTACCAAATACCTGCGAAGGAGAAGTAATTCTTGGAATTCCAACAGTAATTTCAGAATGTTCTGCAGTTACATGGCAGGTACAGGTGAAAAGAGGAGCAGACCCAAATACCCCGCCATCTGCAATCGATGCAACGACGGCAGGAATATTAAAACTCACAGATTCACTTTATAAAATTCACAATTTACCGGTTGGTTTATCGTGGGTACTATTCATTGGTACTGACGGTTGTGGTAATTCAGATACCTGTGCTACCGAAGTATTTGTCGAAGAAAAGACTCGTCCGATTGCAGTTTGTGATCTTGAAACGGTTGTGACTTTGACAGACGAAGGCTCTGCAAAAGTCTATGCCATCACTTTTGATGACGGCTCTCACGATAATTGCGAGATGGGTTATTTTCAGGTTAGACGAATGAATCCGGGGAACTGTCCGGATCCTATCAAAGATGATAGCCTTTATGGGGACTTTGTCGAATTTTGTTGTAGTGACATACCCAACAATCCTATTACGGTAGTACTGTTGGTTGTAGATAAAGCTGGCAATACTAACGAGTGTATGGTTCGGGTGACTGTTCAGGACAAAAAGCCACCGGTTGTTACTTGTTTGCCTAACATCACTATCAGTTGCGAATATGATCGTTCCAATCTTTCAGTATTTGGAACGTATCGAACTAATGAATTCGACAGAAAACCTATAGTTCTCTATGATCCTACCAATAATCAGACTGCTCAACCCAAACATTGGGGATATGACGGTCTGGTAATAGAAGACTGTAATTTACATATTGACAGTTCGGTGGAATACAAGTTAAATTCGTGTGGACTGGGTACCATTGAACGTAAATATGATTTCTACGACGACTTTAGTAAAAACAATAAAGAGAGATGCACTCAGGTAATTACTGTACGTGATTTTACAAAATTTGATGGCAGCATTTCTATTATTTGGCCTTCTCACAAGGAAATTGATGCTTGTCACCCCAATATCAGTCCAGATATTACCGGAAGACCGGAATGGCCATCAAACCTGACTTGTTCAAATGTCATCGCCACTTATGATGATCAGGTATTCAATGTTGTTGAAAATGTTTGTTTCAAAGTATTGAGAACATGGACTGTAGTGGACTGGTGTATTTACAACAGCAATACCGGTGCAGGAAGATGGACTTATACCCAGGTAATTAAAATCAAAAATTCAATCAGTCCAACTTTTACAACTCCTTGTTCTGATTTGATTTTTGAAGGGATCAGCAATGATTGCAATGGATTTGCAACTCTGTTTGCAGAAGCCACTGACGATTGTTTACCTGCCCAGTTAATTTATAGTTATGAAATTGATTTGAATATTGACGGTTCAATAGATGCTGCCAGTATTGGTAGCAACGCAAGCGGAACCTATCCGGTTGGCACACACAGAATCAAATGGACAGTGACGGATCAATGTGGAAACAGCTCAACTTGTTTGAGAAGATTTACCATACTCGACAGAAAGAAACCTACACCTGTTTGCGAAACCGGAATCATTACGGTGATCATGCCTTCCAATGGGCAAGTAACAATTTGGGCTTCTGACCTCGATCACGGCAGTCGCGATAATTGCACTCCAAGCAACAGATTGCGATTTGCTTTTTCGTCGAATCCAAGCAATGCTTCGAGAACATATACATGTGCTCAGATTCCAAATGGAGTATCAATGACCTTTGATGTAAGTATTTATGTCTTTGACGAAGCTGGAAATTTTGATTTCTGCGATACCAAAGTGACTATTCAGGATGGTTTGGGAAATGCTTGTCCCGACAATTTAGGCGGAGGCGGAACCACTGGAAATCTGGCAGGTGCCATTTTCAATGAGGCCAATAGCAAACTTGAAAATGCTATGGTGACCTTGAACAGCAATATGCCAAGTATGCCTAAATACGAGATGACCAGACTCGATGGTGAATATGCATTCATCGGACTGCCGCTCAATGAAAATTATACCATTACTGCAGAAAAGGATGACGACCCATTGAATGGAGTTACCACTCAGGATATCGTTTTCATTCAAAGACATATACTGGGCTTGCAAAATCTGAACTCACCATATAAGGTGATCGCTGCAGACATCAACAATTCTGCTTCCATCACTGCAAAAGATGTTTCTGATCTGCGTAAGCTCATTCTGGGTATTACGAATCAGTTTCCAGATAACAAATCATGGAAATTTATTTCTGCAGCTCAGAAATTTAACGACTTCAACCATCCATGGCCATTTAATGAGCAATCTGAAGTACAAAATTTATCCAAAGACATTATGGATAATAATTTCATAGCGGTGAAGATGGGAGATGTTACTGGAAACGCACGTACAAGTAATGTGCAGAATAGCACGCAACGTTCATCAAAAGTTTTCGCATTGAATGTTGAAAACCTGGAAATGGATGCACGTCAGATCGTTCGCATTCCTGTTCTCGCAGGCCATGCAGGCAGATTGACCGGTATGCAAATGGCTTTTAATTATGAATCCTCAGTTTTGCAGTTTAGTGGTTTGGAATCAGGCGTATTGAAAATTGATGATGCAAATTACATGCACGAACCCTCTAAGGAACGAATCAAGATAAGTGTCGATCAGATGACTACTGTCCATGAAGAGCAGGTATTATTTTACCTTGTATTCAACGTACAAAAGCGCTCGAAATTAAATGGTAATCTGGTTTTGGCTTCTGATTTTCTCGCTGAAGCCTATAACGACGATTTGGAATTGATCAACATCGATTTCAGAATAAAAGACGAGCATGGATTCAGTAAAGGATTTTACCTCTACCAGAATCAACCCAATCCTTTCACAGCGGAGACCCGCATTAAATTTAACTTGCCGGTAGATGGAGAAGTGAATTTAACCATCATGGATGTGAATGGAAAACTGATTAAGAAAATATCTGGCATTTATAAAGAAGGTTTAAATGTTGTCGACATCCGTCGCGAAGATTTAAGCCAGAGCGGATTGATGTATTACCGAATTGAAATGGGTGATTATAAATCTGTTCGTAAAATGCTACTCATAGAATAA
- a CDS encoding T9SS type A sorting domain-containing protein: protein MKRTLVLFLGCLVHLNLAFSQGTSCSFAPFPPQGAGVGACLAAINLDCPELIAPDCGCWPDPKAAPVVISQRFDFKFVEFPPGSGEWHLDSMPVLFNDAPEAGCADVIIKLTAVGDLSSRPFEDIVLVDEYGNIICRAGGADCETVVAQCTMSFCDFNTQVQGGLRWKTLPNSLVTNRFQHPFCGENWVNVELTIPQSNIRAINDITGECGGMVNFNTYGTHTINWKSINKYTCEEIEAKQELTVGDNIPPVIIGCPTKGVVINLGPGECEASWDAPPFMAMDDCPSSNFVNEANSIGCQATGGFCGYAFGRPGGLIFNVTNNTAQKVAIIGMVANFIAGCSGAPTPNGIFECYAKTAANDAWTTGLTGYNNNPNFQGCNGVSPKSLWTLVRRSVAADGIRTTPQNAPSLDTMYLGGSTTPQTDTVYNCDGTFVINTGSSRTSSLILDPGETRGITLVGGIGTLYDVKLSTFGGCNAGRPFGDGKLQLSTGLITGGAIDNMAAGFGTLGICRPIGYTGNVIYATADNMIRVRQTCGIPYGPGCYFPIGCTTLCYEATDAAGNVATCQFDVCVNAFANPVTQLACHDEIQISLDENCLATISADEVLAGGPYKCFDDFEIEVRDWITNLIIDRSPNPGIQVGIQDIGRELKITVRDPVTGNSCWGHATVEDKIAPRLMCARDTCIVCGTSLTSPAYMGTPIVDENCGGFALSYKDNVTQGSCASGNEEVISRTWTAEDAYGNKSTCVQTITVALATLGSLDVPLNFDDLEEPVLSCDGKINTTKDYTAHYLSSPYCVDGYLLDSAYWFATGGFLPSPNGDLAGERLPRTLGWNCIDTGLYIGHPSPFPVYWPAHPSWRPNNPLCWGPDEVIQWAGTGYPSGGECSNMGITFQDIRIDLATPGCDAGPIGCFKIIRQWTVLDWCTSEVGGVNQIIKVADKEGPDVLYPDTVIVNMDVWTCTGRWEVPAPWLLDNCSNELHYSVETETGVVLGNDVAGYIVLDMEVGVWNAYIVAEDCCGNITKKRIAVNVVDNVPPVAVCDQRTVVSIAGNQSPGENFAKVFAEDLDQGSFDNCSPHVFFKVIRMEHLRSTNNGSNANQADNGTNCAGVNGDDNAILDGNQIYFDDHVKFCCTDVGNSIMVVLRVFDREPGAGPIAPNRMNPGGNLFNRFSDCMIEIEVQDKTVPTVVAPPNIVVSCWFWFDVENLDDPNDATFGRVVNDLSARKKVVTKDLVCYNYCVRNDITGYPGFVPGAPPSNPPAWNRACDYYRVLFDTAHADRKYELTWGFDGTVLGGCGTNYSISVNDNRECGQGQLTRTVVARGPNGISVTATQTIWVVDCDPFYINREDNCDSDDDITWPGNCTGQATTIAGCGADISPDNPLLGRPSIENNSDDLCALISIEYYDEVFTIEPQACFKVLRKWVVIDWCQYDPSLDPVNGRWEYLQIIKISDTDKPTVNITIGDCEPAVKTNGVCYGHIDISVDATDNCSPLDWLFYEYKIDFFNDGKGAYSGKDAVVGPLTRKEFAAGRTPLFHDNPYADNENDPFSASGTYPIGIHNICWHVEDGCGNVGISCQLFEVKDCKAPTPYCHVGVITTVMPVNGCITIWAKDLDAGSFDNCTNAEDLKIYFDDFDSDSLTICCDDFVANRINDELIIPVTICVEDEEGNKDCCKTTVVIQDPHNVCPDVGSFGKISGEIRTLNSEETQDAEVQLFESTIMKKQMTTSTNGRYLFGDLDYGFSKEYVVKPSRNDDHANGVTTADIVKIQRHILGIEDLNSPYKLIAADVNLSKSVTASDISDIRKLILGVTNAFTKCESWTFVPTTYVFPNPIAPWDAPRQAVVPLPTATEFIENFLAVKMGDVNNSARGKNLAGSSTRSNGVLNLVIEDHQTVPGELYRLEFRSSNFQNISGYQFTLKYDQKALVFEGVEAGVLAVDASHFGSNRTNEGLLTTSWNHKTSYSADSDDILFTVVFRAATEAKISGLVAINSAITHAEAYDASLNIKDVQLGVRTERGIEETAVFELNQNSPNPFTKETVIKFTLPQDGLATLSIYDVAGKVLRVYEIKGVKGLNSINIDRNDINASGVLYYQLDADSHTATKRMVILE, encoded by the coding sequence ATGAAACGTACACTAGTTTTATTCTTAGGTTGCCTTGTTCATTTGAATCTGGCATTTTCTCAAGGAACTTCTTGTTCTTTTGCACCTTTTCCTCCTCAGGGGGCAGGAGTTGGAGCTTGTCTGGCAGCTATTAACCTAGATTGCCCTGAATTAATAGCGCCTGATTGTGGTTGCTGGCCGGATCCCAAAGCTGCACCTGTAGTCATTAGCCAACGGTTTGATTTCAAATTTGTCGAGTTTCCTCCCGGATCGGGCGAATGGCATTTGGATTCTATGCCTGTGCTTTTTAATGATGCCCCGGAGGCTGGATGTGCTGATGTCATTATCAAGTTGACCGCTGTTGGAGACCTCAGTTCAAGGCCTTTTGAGGACATCGTTCTTGTTGATGAATACGGTAATATTATTTGCAGGGCTGGAGGGGCAGACTGTGAAACTGTTGTGGCCCAGTGTACCATGTCTTTTTGTGATTTCAATACTCAGGTTCAAGGAGGTCTGAGATGGAAGACTTTGCCGAATTCCTTAGTTACAAATCGTTTTCAACATCCGTTTTGCGGTGAAAACTGGGTGAATGTGGAATTGACAATACCCCAGTCTAATATTCGCGCTATTAATGATATTACCGGTGAATGCGGTGGTATGGTGAATTTCAATACATATGGTACGCACACCATTAATTGGAAGAGTATCAATAAATATACATGTGAAGAAATTGAAGCCAAGCAGGAATTGACTGTTGGCGACAATATACCTCCTGTTATTATCGGCTGTCCTACTAAAGGGGTGGTGATCAACTTAGGTCCCGGCGAATGCGAGGCTTCATGGGATGCGCCTCCATTTATGGCCATGGACGATTGTCCAAGCAGTAATTTTGTAAATGAAGCTAACTCTATAGGATGTCAGGCAACGGGTGGTTTCTGTGGTTATGCCTTCGGAAGACCTGGTGGTTTAATATTTAACGTTACCAACAATACAGCACAAAAAGTGGCCATTATTGGAATGGTAGCAAACTTTATCGCCGGTTGTTCTGGTGCACCCACTCCAAACGGTATTTTTGAGTGTTATGCAAAAACAGCTGCCAATGACGCTTGGACAACTGGTTTAACGGGTTATAACAATAATCCTAATTTCCAGGGATGCAACGGTGTATCGCCTAAAAGCCTTTGGACTTTAGTAAGAAGATCAGTTGCTGCTGATGGAATTCGCACAACACCACAAAATGCTCCTTCTTTGGATACCATGTATTTAGGGGGATCAACCACACCACAGACAGATACAGTATATAACTGCGATGGTACTTTTGTGATCAATACAGGATCGAGCAGAACATCTTCTTTAATTCTCGACCCGGGAGAAACCAGAGGTATTACCCTTGTAGGAGGGATAGGTACGCTTTACGATGTAAAACTTTCAACTTTTGGAGGTTGCAATGCTGGAAGACCATTTGGAGATGGTAAACTTCAGCTTAGCACAGGTTTAATTACCGGAGGAGCTATTGATAATATGGCTGCCGGATTTGGAACCTTGGGGATATGCCGTCCTATCGGTTATACAGGAAATGTAATTTATGCAACTGCAGACAATATGATCCGCGTTCGCCAAACTTGCGGAATTCCTTATGGCCCGGGTTGTTACTTCCCGATCGGATGTACAACATTGTGTTATGAAGCTACAGATGCTGCAGGTAATGTTGCAACCTGTCAGTTTGATGTGTGTGTAAATGCGTTTGCAAACCCGGTTACACAACTTGCTTGTCATGATGAAATTCAAATTAGTCTTGATGAGAATTGTCTCGCAACGATTTCTGCTGATGAAGTTCTAGCAGGCGGTCCATATAAGTGCTTTGACGACTTTGAAATAGAAGTAAGAGATTGGATTACTAATCTGATCATCGATCGGAGTCCAAATCCTGGAATTCAGGTTGGAATCCAGGACATTGGCCGCGAATTAAAAATCACCGTAAGAGATCCGGTTACTGGAAATTCATGTTGGGGTCACGCAACCGTTGAAGATAAAATTGCACCTCGCTTGATGTGTGCCAGGGATACCTGTATTGTGTGCGGAACTTCTTTGACTTCACCCGCATATATGGGTACGCCTATCGTCGATGAAAATTGCGGTGGGTTTGCATTGTCGTACAAAGACAATGTCACTCAGGGTAGTTGCGCTTCAGGAAATGAGGAAGTGATATCCCGGACATGGACTGCTGAAGATGCTTATGGTAACAAGAGCACATGTGTACAAACCATTACAGTTGCATTGGCTACCTTAGGTTCTTTAGATGTTCCTTTAAACTTTGATGATCTCGAAGAACCGGTATTGAGCTGCGATGGCAAAATCAATACGACTAAAGATTATACTGCACATTATCTTTCATCCCCTTATTGCGTCGATGGTTATTTGTTGGATTCTGCATATTGGTTTGCTACAGGCGGATTCCTGCCAAGTCCAAATGGCGACCTGGCGGGTGAACGGTTACCAAGAACTTTGGGGTGGAATTGTATTGATACCGGTCTTTATATCGGGCATCCAAGTCCATTCCCGGTTTACTGGCCCGCACACCCAAGCTGGAGACCTAACAATCCACTTTGCTGGGGCCCGGATGAAGTCATCCAATGGGCTGGCACAGGATATCCTTCCGGCGGTGAGTGTTCCAATATGGGCATTACCTTCCAGGATATCAGGATAGATCTGGCTACGCCCGGATGTGATGCGGGGCCAATCGGCTGTTTCAAAATTATACGCCAGTGGACGGTTTTGGATTGGTGTACCAGTGAAGTAGGTGGTGTGAACCAGATTATTAAAGTTGCCGACAAAGAAGGTCCCGATGTTTTATATCCCGACACAGTTATAGTCAATATGGATGTGTGGACTTGTACAGGCCGCTGGGAAGTTCCTGCACCCTGGTTATTGGATAATTGCAGCAATGAACTTCATTATAGTGTTGAAACAGAGACTGGAGTAGTATTGGGTAATGACGTGGCCGGTTATATTGTCCTGGATATGGAAGTAGGTGTTTGGAATGCCTATATTGTTGCTGAAGATTGTTGTGGAAATATTACGAAAAAACGCATTGCAGTCAACGTTGTCGATAACGTTCCGCCTGTTGCAGTTTGTGATCAACGAACAGTTGTTAGTATCGCAGGCAACCAAAGTCCAGGAGAAAATTTTGCCAAAGTTTTTGCTGAAGATTTGGATCAGGGAAGTTTCGATAACTGTTCTCCACATGTCTTCTTTAAGGTCATCCGGATGGAGCATCTTCGCAGTACCAATAATGGAAGCAATGCAAATCAGGCAGATAATGGAACCAACTGTGCAGGAGTGAATGGCGATGACAATGCGATTCTCGATGGAAATCAGATTTACTTCGACGATCATGTAAAATTCTGTTGTACGGATGTTGGCAATAGCATAATGGTTGTATTACGCGTGTTTGATCGCGAACCCGGTGCAGGCCCTATTGCTCCTAACAGAATGAATCCAGGTGGTAATCTGTTCAATCGTTTCAGCGATTGCATGATTGAAATTGAAGTTCAGGATAAAACGGTTCCGACCGTTGTAGCGCCACCGAATATTGTGGTGAGCTGTTGGTTCTGGTTTGACGTAGAGAATCTCGATGACCCCAATGATGCAACTTTTGGAAGGGTGGTCAACGATCTGAGTGCCCGTAAAAAAGTAGTAACAAAAGATTTGGTTTGCTATAATTATTGTGTTCGCAACGACATTACCGGATATCCCGGTTTTGTACCCGGAGCACCACCTTCGAACCCACCAGCCTGGAACAGAGCGTGCGATTATTACAGGGTGTTATTTGATACCGCTCATGCTGATCGCAAATATGAACTTACCTGGGGATTCGACGGAACCGTTTTAGGTGGTTGCGGAACCAACTACAGTATTTCTGTTAATGATAACCGCGAATGCGGACAAGGACAGTTAACCAGAACTGTGGTAGCGAGGGGTCCTAATGGAATCAGCGTAACCGCTACCCAAACTATTTGGGTGGTTGATTGCGATCCTTTCTACATCAACCGGGAAGACAATTGCGATTCGGATGATGACATTACCTGGCCAGGAAATTGTACAGGACAAGCGACAACTATAGCTGGTTGTGGAGCAGATATCAGTCCGGACAATCCGTTGTTAGGAAGGCCAAGTATTGAGAATAATTCAGATGATCTTTGTGCACTGATCAGTATTGAATACTATGACGAAGTATTTACCATTGAACCACAGGCATGTTTTAAAGTTCTCAGAAAATGGGTGGTGATTGATTGGTGTCAGTACGATCCAAGTCTGGATCCGGTTAATGGAAGATGGGAATATTTACAGATTATTAAAATATCAGACACTGATAAGCCAACTGTGAATATTACGATTGGCGATTGCGAACCTGCAGTAAAAACGAATGGAGTTTGTTACGGACATATCGATATCAGTGTGGATGCAACTGACAACTGTAGCCCACTGGACTGGTTATTCTATGAGTACAAAATTGATTTCTTTAACGATGGGAAAGGAGCCTACTCTGGAAAAGATGCCGTAGTTGGTCCGCTGACTCGTAAAGAATTCGCGGCCGGTCGTACGCCATTATTCCACGATAACCCGTATGCAGATAATGAAAATGATCCATTTAGTGCAAGTGGTACTTATCCAATAGGTATCCACAACATCTGCTGGCATGTAGAAGATGGTTGTGGAAACGTGGGTATATCTTGTCAGTTGTTTGAAGTGAAAGACTGCAAAGCACCCACTCCATATTGCCATGTTGGTGTGATTACTACCGTAATGCCAGTAAATGGCTGTATTACCATCTGGGCAAAAGATCTGGACGCTGGAAGCTTTGATAATTGCACCAATGCAGAGGATTTGAAAATTTATTTCGATGATTTTGATAGCGACAGTCTTACCATATGCTGCGATGATTTTGTTGCAAACAGGATTAACGATGAATTGATCATACCCGTTACTATATGTGTTGAAGACGAAGAAGGCAATAAGGATTGTTGCAAAACCACCGTTGTGATCCAGGATCCTCACAACGTTTGTCCTGATGTTGGTTCATTTGGAAAAATCAGTGGTGAAATCAGAACATTAAATTCTGAAGAAACGCAGGATGCCGAGGTCCAGTTATTTGAATCTACGATCATGAAAAAACAAATGACGACTTCGACAAACGGGCGTTATTTGTTTGGCGATCTGGATTACGGATTTTCAAAAGAGTATGTTGTGAAGCCAAGCCGCAATGACGATCATGCCAATGGAGTCACCACAGCAGATATTGTTAAAATACAGCGCCATATCCTGGGAATAGAAGATTTGAATAGTCCCTATAAGCTTATTGCCGCTGATGTAAACCTCAGCAAATCTGTAACCGCCTCAGATATTTCCGATATACGGAAATTGATTCTTGGTGTGACCAATGCGTTTACAAAATGCGAAAGCTGGACATTTGTTCCGACCACCTATGTATTTCCGAATCCAATTGCGCCCTGGGATGCACCTAGACAGGCTGTAGTGCCTTTGCCTACTGCAACGGAGTTTATTGAAAATTTCCTTGCGGTTAAGATGGGAGATGTAAACAACAGCGCCAGGGGTAAGAATTTAGCCGGAAGCAGTACGCGTTCGAATGGTGTATTGAATTTGGTGATAGAAGATCATCAGACTGTACCAGGAGAATTGTACAGATTGGAATTCAGATCATCAAATTTCCAAAACATCAGTGGATATCAGTTTACTCTCAAATACGATCAGAAAGCCCTTGTATTTGAAGGTGTTGAAGCTGGAGTTCTTGCCGTTGATGCAAGCCATTTTGGAAGCAACAGGACAAATGAAGGATTACTAACTACCAGCTGGAATCATAAAACGTCGTATTCAGCTGACAGCGATGACATCTTGTTTACTGTTGTATTCAGGGCAGCAACTGAAGCAAAAATTTCAGGACTGGTAGCCATTAATTCCGCAATAACCCATGCTGAAGCTTATGATGCCTCCCTGAATATCAAAGATGTTCAGCTCGGAGTCAGAACTGAGAGGGGTATTGAAGAGACCGCTGTATTTGAATTGAATCAGAATTCTCCCAATCCTTTTACCAAGGAGACTGTGATCAAGTTTACTTTACCTCAGGATGGATTGGCTACTTTAAGCATCTATGATGTTGCTGGTAAAGTATTGAGGGTGTACGAAATTAAAGGTGTGAAAGGTTTGAATTCAATAAACATTGATAGGAACGATATCAATGCCAGCGGAGTCTTGTATTATCAATTGGATGCTGATAGCCACACAGCAACCAAAAGAATGGTCATATTGGAGTAA